From the genome of Eublepharis macularius isolate TG4126 chromosome 4, MPM_Emac_v1.0, whole genome shotgun sequence:
AAAAATATTTCACACACTCAGAAAGGGCCAACTGCTTGTTTAAGTAATAAGAAAGACACAACTCTGCTGGCTACAGGGAATCTGTGGATATTTATGGGGTGAAATTAAATGGAAGGAATCAGTCAATAACCTCAACAAAAAATAAAGCCTAGGACAGGAAGATGCGGGAACAATCTTTACATCTTTCACTGTGTTCTCAGCAGTATGTGTTTTGTATCTGATACAAACGACGTCAAACTGAACCTGTAAAATCTAATACAAACGTCATTTATTTTGCATCtctttattttagatatttacgTCCTGCACTTCCACTCAATTATGAttctcaaggcaggttacaataaAAACATTGATAACaagaacacatttttaaaaatgactacTCATAACAAACAACGGCCAAAAAgtctttaaagtttttttttaaaacagaaatcctatttattttaatttaaacatCCACATTCTGTAAAAGCAccaagaaaaatacaacagaggtAGGCAGCCAAACTATCTTCCTCATAATATCTTTATACCAGCAAGCCTACTGCGTTAATCTAATAAATAACAATTTCTAGGCTTTCACTGGGAGAAACATTGGAAACTACAAACTAGGGCCATTACCACCCGCCTGGCTCTGGAGACCACCAATACATCTGAATATGGATTAAATTCTTTCCAAAATCAGCTAGGCTTATCCAAATTTCTTCACCAGAATTTCCAGAAATGCCTTCTCCACTGTTTGGGGGAAACTGTGGGTTTGTATTAACCTCAACTTTCCCACAAGGTCTGATGTCCTAATTCCTGCGGTGTCCTGCTATCATACTCCTTTCATGATCACTCACCTCCAAACACAGCATCTTTGCacgatttttttttgcttcaaaaaCCTTTACCGGGCAAAGAACTTAGTGTAGTTTCAAAGCTAGCCTTATTTCCTGCAAGGCCCCTGCAGAACTTTTTCCCATATGCACAACCCAGCATTCTATTTCCAAGAATAACCAGCCAGATCTACCAAACACATTTTcaccctgccctttctccaaggagctcaagagcAGCACGTATgcttcttccctccccttctACCCTCACAACAACTAGGTGAGGTAGGGCacaccagcccaaggtcacccagtctgTTTCATGACTGGATGCGTGTgtagaatttgaacccagggctcCACATTGGTAGTCTGGCATGGTAAGCCCTATACTGCACTTGGTGCAAAAGCAATAACCCTTCCCTGATCTTTGCCCCCAATCACTGAGCACGTGgtatactgcctctaaacatggagggtCCCTTTCTTTGGGTTTAATGGATGAGGAGGAgaattgttgtttcttccctggcAGAGAGCGTATGTCTTTATAAGCTGCAGGACAGACGGAAATTCTGCAGGTGCAGAGGCAAGGGTGAAGGAAAGCTTCTGTTGCAGTTGTAAAAGGCACAGATTTCCCAGGAAGGGGGCGATTATCCCCTATCTGTTTCTTCTTTGAGATACTCACCGCAGCTTCTGCATCCCTTGCGTACGGGAAGCATCTCTCAGCTTGGTCCTTCTatccgccgccgccccccctccccattcatcTCCTGCAAAAGGAAATTCAAGCAGGAAGGAACTTTGACTTTTTTTGTAGCACAGACATTCACACACCCCTTTCATCTTCCCGGCCTCTCTAGGAATAGCAGCTCTCTGTCTTTAACCCTTAGGGAGCTGCGCCGCTGAAGCAATTTTTTGGGACGTTGGTTATTGCAGGGAAGTTTGCTTCGGGCCAGAAAAAGCCAGGAAGGAGGGCCTCTCGCACGGGTATAAATGCCAAACAGGTGGACGtttctttgcacaaaaaaggGATATACGATGAAATGCGGAGGCTTAAAAAAGTCATGATTCCCAGATTCGCTGGATGGACAGCCACCGGACGTGCTTAGGCCTTACGGCGCAGCCAGAGCGAAGCAGTTTGAAATCCGCCGGTGCCTTCTTTCCAGGAGGAGAGTGTGACAGGATCGTGGGCccgttgccagctgcctggagagggggGAAACTCCTCTCGTTTTGGTAGAGGTCTGCTGGAAATGTTCTGTACCAGGTGATATAATTTACATCCACGCCAGGAAGAGCTTTGTGTAGTGTCgtgtggctagagtgatggatcggggtgacccaggttcgattccccccctttcccgtgaaagcttgctgggtgacctggggcgaGTCACaaactaacctacttcacaggattgttgtgaggggggaaaggaggagaagagaatgatgtaaacccccttgggtccccattgaggggaaaggcggggtataaatgaagtgaaataaacaaaataaataaaatgaagctgCCCTAAGccatgaggaaaggtgggatataaagaaATAAACTATAGATTTTACAGGCAACAACGGGCAGAGCCATAAGACAAGTCCTGCAGTTCTAGAAATCTAATTCCATGTCACAGATAAAACTTTGGAAAGAAGAGAGGTTGGGGGTCAACTATAAATGAGCTAAAAGGAAGCCTGTTGACATGGGGCTGCCCTGGTGTCTCCTCGCATGGAGACCCCTTGGAAACCTTTCCTGGACTTGGTCTCCTTCTGCCCAGAGTAACTTTGAGCCAGCCGTTATTTCTCAGCCTGAGCTACCTCACAGGTATGGCGTGACTGTTAAGatgctgggtggggggagaccaTCAAGGTGTCCCTGAGgactttggtgggaagaaagcagGAAACTAACATGGAGAAGGTGTGGCTGAACCCTCTTCCAGAACAGGTTCATCTTCCATATCCTGGGATTTTTTAAAGATGAGGTCACTCATGCAAGGTCCATTTGCCCACTGCACCCCAAAGTGGTCTAGTCCATGGAGGGCTTGACCATGCTAGAAGCCAGCCTTTGGTTCCAGGAGAGAACAGGTTGTGCTCCCAGGAAACAATGCACTGTGGAAAGGCCTGTGGCAGATGCTGATCCCACACCTTTAAAAGACTAAACATTTTAATGGGAATTTTAATGTATGCATTTTATAACCAATTATGTATATAAAATCGTGCAGATGTAGCTTTATCTACAACTTACATATATGACCAGGAGAAACCCAAATAGAGAATACCACTTTTATCTGttctttcccttttctgtttctctgtctttttTACAGGGAGGAGCCAAATCTAGAATCTTATTCGTCTGACAGTTTTCTATAAGAAAACATCACCTAGAGATCATCCAATATGAAAATGGAGGGGCAAAGCACCACAACAGGGGAAGCATCGAAGGGGATATCAAAACCCCATCACATCCTCCAGGCTGTGAGTATTGAGAAATTCCTGCAAAGGAGACCAGGAGCTCCAGGGCATCATCAAGGAACCGAGAGTTCCCTTTCCCTGgcgcagtgggaagcccagtggCAGGACTTCCTCAGCACACTGGAAAAGCCTCGCTCTGGAATCCCACACTTGCCAGAGAAACCTTCGCCCTGGGATGATGCCAAGGCCTTTCTGGCCTCCTTTGAGCAAGTGGCTGAAGCCTGTCAGTGGCCCCAGGAAGAGTGGGTGACCCGACTCCGGCCAGCCATCAGTGGAGAAGCCGAGCAGGCCTTTAGCACACTGGATTTCCCAGACAGGGAGGATTATGGGAAGGTGAAGGCGGCCATCTTGCGAGGGGATGCCATGAGCCGGGAGAAGCAGCGTCAGCAATTCAGACGTTTCTGCTACCAGGAGGCCGAGGGGCCACGGGGGGCTTACAGCCAACTCCAGGAAATGTGCCGTGGGTGGCTGAGAGTGGAGAAGCACAGCAAGGAGCAGATCCTGGAGCTCTTgatcctggagcagctgctgactgtcctgcccccggagatCCAGAGCTGGGTGAGCGAAGGCGGCCCTGAGAGctgctcccaggcagtggccctggctgAAGAgttcctcttcaggaagcaggTGAGGCCCTTTGGCTGTGTGGGTCCTGAGTGCAGGAGggcctggggtggggcaggggctgAGATTTCTGTCCATCTCAGTGGAGAGAAGGGGAATGCCAGTATGTGGTGGAACAGTCTCTTGCCTCATTTCCCTGGAAGCTCAATCCAGAAtttttgggtggggaggaatccTCTCTCCATCTGGGACTCAGTCTTTGGCCAGTCTTGAGTGAGTGACCTTCTCCCTGAAAGAAGAGGGCTTTGGGTTCTGGCTGCTCTCAATTCCTGCCCCCTTGCCGTCTGCACAGGTgacaggtgtggcctggagagtCCTGAAGATCTTCTCCCATCTCCCTCCTCCCATGCAGTTTGGTAGCTACCAGAATGTTTGAAGCCTTTAGTATGATCATACTGGCTAGGTCCTGTGTCGTTTAATATatcaggtttagaattgcttatgctctgctttAGCACAGTTTAAGCTCTGCATCAGATCTCTGCTTGCTTTGAAATCTCCGTAAATTCACATCTGCATTGTTTGTCCAATGCCcttgctgttgattatattgaattgtataatctgccctgagtctcgaTGAGAAAGGCTGAGTCTCAACAAGAATAAAGATAAGTAGGTTTTGTTTTGTAATGTGGGCTCAACTTTTTCAATTTTCCTTACAAAATCTCTGTCCTGGTTTTCCCCTCTTACATACCAATAAATCTGTAAAGTTCTGTGTGGGGCACAGAAACCTCCCCCCTTTTCACTCCCCACCCAAAGCCTGGTCCCTGTGCCCTGAAAGggtccctctctgctgctgcaggTGCCCTTGGAGGACGTGTCTGGGAGTGTCTCCGAGGCAAGCCAGGCTCCGCCTGAGGGTGAGTGGAGGCATCTCTTAATGGACATCAAGGAAGAGGAGGACAGAGAGGCCAGCCTACTAGGTAAGAAGAGAAAGCAGAAGGCCTCTGGGTCTCTGGAGGCTTGGAAGCTCCttctgggatccttccattcaagGGATGCTCACTTTCCTTGGATTCTCCAGAGTATTCtaggaaaaggaggtgaagacttaaaaagagccctgctggacaagACCGAAGGCCCATCTACTCTTTCCTACAGTGGTCATGTAGATGCCTTTGGGCCTTCCTTGTTTGGTTCACTTCACAAGGTCCTGGCACAGCCCCTGATTCTCAGAGGCTGAAAATCAGCTATCACAAATCTCTGTGGAAGCATAGGAGAGGATTCACAAGAGGTTTTTGTACTTAATCATCAGTCGCAGAAAATCAGAAGATGTGCATGGCAAGTTAACTATGAGGGTTGGAGAAATGGCGCTTTAGTCCCTTTCCCTCTTAGAGTACACAGGGGAagttttggggaggtgagggaaagGCAGAAGATAAAACTGATCCCATTGCAGGCCCAGGCCAGGCAAAAGTTGTAGCTAGCTGCTTAATTTGGCATTAAATTGGCTCTGAGGGAGGAATCCAAATGTGCTTCATGAGATGGGAGGGAGGGATCTGAGACTTTGTTTCTTGCATGGCAGCTGGCTGAATCTTTCACTTTATTCCAGTAGGAAGCAGAGGTGAGGCGGCTGGGGAATTACCGGGATCATCACTGGAAAAAGTCAAGAATGAACACTCCGAAGGAAACTTCAgggatgaagatggaaaaaagcaggagAGAATCAATGCAGTTGAAACTAGACATGAACCCATTCCTTGCCCAGGAGGAGACTTCCAAGAAATCCCAGTCCAAGAAGAAAGGCCAACcgaaaaaagaaggaaggaagacctCCATGCTAGCCAGAGAATCCGCtccagggaaagagaaaaagaaagtgcGATATTTGGAAAGACgtttgtacagaaaacaaacgTAATTTCCCAGGGACAAATTCACTTAGTAGAAAAACCATATAATtgcttagagtgtggaaagagcttcagtcgcCGAACAACCCTTACTTCACATGAAAGAATTCATTTAGGTGAGGAAGGGTATAAACACTCAAGACTGTGGAATTATGTTTTCTgaagcagtaataataataataacattcaatttatataccgcccttcaggcccactcagagcggtttacaaagtgtgttattattatccctgcagcaatcaccctgtgaagtggatggggctgagagagatctggaagagctgtgatggacccaaggtcacccagctggcttcaagtggaggagtggggaatcagacttaGTTCTCCTGactagagtcccattgctcttaaccactacaccaaactggctctaatgtaGTGTACAATAAAGTAGGCTTTAAAGAGTCCATTAATGTACACTTCAATACATGGTGGGAAGAAGCAATTGACATATGTTGAGTGTGAATGGAACTTTAACCGCAGATCAGACCTTCTTGTGTGAGTACTAATAGGATTTTTCTCTTTATTCCCACAGAGGATCATCAAGAGAATGAGGAAGATGAGGAAGTGCATCAACTATCACCAGATAAAACCAGGAATCAAGAGCTGAAAGGAAACTTCAGGAATCGAGGTGGACCCAAGAGGCAGAAAGGAAGCCACATAGTCCAGAAGAGCTTTAAAGCTATTCCTTATCAAGGAGGGGATTTCTGTGAAGTAATTCACATGGCAGAGGAAACATACAAATGCTTGGAATATGGAAAGAGCTTCTCAGATCAAACCCAATATGATACTCATTTGCGAATGCACAATGGAAAGAAGacctataaatgcttggagtgtggaaagagcttcatgcGGAGATCAAATCTCCTTAGACATCACAGAATCCATataggagagaaaccatacaactGCTCAAACTGCGGCAAAAGTTTCTCACGTAAAGCATACCTTATCGAACACCAAAGAATTCATTCAGGAAAGAGGCCGTTTCTCTGTTCAGAATGTGGAAGGAGCTTCAGCTGGAGCAGCAATCTTAAACGGCACCGAAGAATCCACACAGAGGAGAAATCTTTTGCATGTTCAGAGTGGAAAGAAATTAAATCAGAGTTGCCATCTTCTACAACATTTAAGAATGCACACAGAAgagaaaccttttgaatgctAGTGAGTGGAGAGAAATTCCATCAGAAATCCACACTTTAGCAACATCAGAGAATCCAAATGAGGAGAAATGGTGTAGCTGCTCAGCCCGTGACAAGAGCTTCTCTCCTATTTCACACTTTAAAGACAACCACAGACTCCACACAGGGTTGAATCACTATAAACTCTTGGGAAGAGCTTGCATCTGCACAGAAACCTTACCATACCCATAGAAACACAAATATTAACTGGAGTGAATCAGAATAAATGCTCAGATTGTGGGCGCCTCAAACTGATCTCAAAGGGAAGAAAGCAAAGATATGCTCTGAGGGTGCAAGAAGCTTTCATGATCTGCTTTGCCTGTCTTAACCATCAAGGAATTCACACAGGGAATAGTTTAGgtggatagccgtgttggtctgcagtcaagcagcaggatttgagtccattggtgccttagagaccaacaagattttcagagtgcaagcttttgagagtcagagctcccttcttcagacacctagaTCAGATGTGGCTGCAATGTAGAGCTTCGCTTTAGCTGATGGATTGTTTGGTGCAGATATGGGAACATGTAGCTATGTTTTGCAACTGgcaggtttctggtataaggtggttcttCAGCATCCATTAtttatttg
Proteins encoded in this window:
- the LOC129328712 gene encoding zinc finger protein 397-like, whose product is MKMEGQSTTTGEASKGISKPHHILQAVSIEKFLQRRPGAPGHHQGTESSLSLAQWEAQWQDFLSTLEKPRSGIPHLPEKPSPWDDAKAFLASFEQVAEACQWPQEEWVTRLRPAISGEAEQAFSTLDFPDREDYGKVKAAILRGDAMSREKQRQQFRRFCYQEAEGPRGAYSQLQEMCRGWLRVEKHSKEQILELLILEQLLTVLPPEIQSWVSEGGPESCSQAVALAEEFLFRKQVPLEDVSGSVSEASQAPPEGEWRHLLMDIKEEEDREASLLVGSRGEAAGELPGSSLEKVKNEHSEGNFRDEDGKKQERINAVETRHEPIPCPGGDFQEIPVQEERPTEKRRKEDLHASQRIRSREREKESAIFGKTFVQKTNVISQGQIHLVEKPYNCLECGKSFSRRTTLTSHERIHLEDHQENEEDEEVHQLSPDKTRNQELKGNFRNRGGPKRQKGSHIVQKSFKAIPYQGGDFCEVIHMAEETYKCLEYGKSFSDQTQYDTHLRMHNGKKTYKCLECGKSFMRRSNLLRHHRIHIGEKPYNCSNCGKSFSRKAYLIEHQRIHSGKRPFLCSECGRSFSWSSNLKRHRRIHTEEKSFACSEWKEIKSELPSSTTFKNAHRRETF